A stretch of DNA from Paracoccus methylovorus:
ACTTCGTCACGGCCTCGCCATAGCCGTTGGCTTGGGCATGGGCGATGGCGGCGTCGACGGCGGCCTCGCCGGTCTGATCGGTTTCGCCGGCAAAACCGCGCACAAAGGTCACGACATCGGTTTTCAGCGGCACGAAAGGCGCCTTGGCGACCAGGGCATCGGCCGCGGCCAGATCCATGCCACGCTCGCCAAAGGTGGCGCGGATCGGCAGGCCGTACTTGGTGGCGAATTCGTGGTCGCGCTCGTCATGCGCGGGCGAGCCGAAGATGGCGCCGGTCCCGTATTCCATCAGCACGAAATTGGCGATCCAGACCGGCAGTTCCCAGTCCGGGTTCAGCGGGTGGCGCACTTTCAGGCCGGTGTCAAAGCCAAGCTTTTCAGCTCTTTCAAGGGCTTCTTCGCTGGTGCCCAGCTTGCGCGCCTCGGCCGAGAAGGCTGCGACTTTTGGGTCGGCCTCCAGCGCCTTGGCCAGCGGATGGTCGGGCGAGATGGCGACGAAGCTGGCCCCCATCAGCGTATCGGGGCGTGTCGTGTAGACCTCGATCTGGGCGAATCCCTCGGGCGCGTTCACCGTGTCGAATCGGAATTGCAGACCGCGGGACTTGCCGATCCAGTTCTGCTGCATCAGCCGGACCTTTTCCGGCCAACCATCCAGCCCATCCAGCGCCGTCAGCAGTTCGTCCGAGTAATCGGAGATGCGGAAGAACCATTGCGTCAGCTCGCGCCGCTCGACCGGGGCGCCGGATCGCCAGCCCTTGCCGTCGATCACCTGCTCGTTGGCCAACACGGTCATGTCGACCGGGTCCCAGTTGACCATGGCGGATTTGCGATAGATCAGCCCTGCCTCAAGGAAATCCAGAAACAGCGCCTGCTGCTGCGCGACATATTCGTCGTCGCAGGTGGCGAATTCGCGGCTCCAGTCGATGGACAGGCCCAGCGGCTTCAATTGGCCGCGCATGGTTGCGATATTGCCATAGGTCCAGTCGCGGGGATGGCCCCCCTGCTCCATCGCGGCGTTCTCGGCGGGCATGCCGAAGGCGTCCCAGCCCATCGGATGCAGCACGGAAAAGCCCTGCGCGCGTTTGAAGCGGGCGACCACGTCGCCCATGGTATAGTTGCGGACGTGACCCATGTGGATGCGCCCCGAAGGATAGGGAAACATCTCGAGGACGTAATACTTGGGCCGCTCGTCCCGCACGGCACGGAACGTATCGGCCCGTTCCCACTCCTGTTGCCAGCGCGGTTCGCTGATTGCGGGATCATAGGGCATGGATACCTCCGGGCGTCAGATTGCCCGCAGGGTATTAGCCGCTTGCCCGATGCAGGTCCAGCCGGGTCGATGCGGCCTTACAGGTTACGGTCCTGTACGCGCAGTTGCCGGGCCCGCGTCAGGATCGCATCCTCGACCGCGCGCACCGTGTCGGGCGCTACGGCCGCGCCGCCCGCACCTTGCAACGAAACCTTCAGCGCGCGCGCATCCAGCGCCGGGTCGCTGACCTTGATCGTGGCGCGATAGGCGCGCCCGCCGCCCGGCGGCGTGCCATAGCCGGTAACGATGACGCCGGTGAACGGGTCGATCGATTGGATCGGCAGGAAGTTCAGCACATCAAGGCTGGCGTTCCACAGATATTTGTTCACCGCCACCGTGTCGTTCGGATTGCGGCGGTCCGAGAACACGTCCCAGATGGTCTCGCGTTTTTTCTCGGCCTGCGGCTGCGGCTGGCGATTCCCGCCCGGAGCCGAAGTCGCCGAGCCGACAGAGCCGAACCCCGAGCCACCGCCCGAACAGGCGGCAAGCCCCGCCGAAATCAGCAGGGCGGCGGTCAGCCGTGCGGCGCGTCTGGTCATCTGATGTCCCCCGGATCGTCCTTGCGCGAGCCATAGCGCAATTCCGCCCCTTGCGACAAGGCCGCACTGCGGGCTGCGACTCGCTGCCGGGCTTATTATGGATCGCGCGCGCGTAAAGCCCGGCTTATGGTCGCAGGACAGCGCGTGTGGCGGTGCAACGGGGGTGTGGCCCATGTGCATCACAGCAGGCCGGATTCCGGCTAAGCCGATGCGATTCCGTTGCAATGCGGGGGGGAAAGCGCGACACAACGAGCATACCCCAAACCGGTGCTCCGGGTGGGGCATACGAGAGAGACAAGAGGGAAACACCATGAAAAAGGCTCTTATCGCCTCCACCGCACTGCTCCTGACCGCAGGTGTAGCTGCCGCCGACGTGACCATCTCGGGTTACGGCCGCACCGGTATCATCTACTACGATCAAGACGTCCCGGGCCTGAACAATGCTCAGGTCATCAGCCGTCTGCGGATGAACCTTGATGCCAGCACCTCGACCGATTCGGGCATCGACTTCGGTGCGCGCTTCCGTCTGCAGTGGGATCAGGGCAGCAGCACCCGCGGTGACAAAGCCAGCACCAACGCCGGCAAACTGTGGATCAGCTCGCAAGGCCTGACCGTTGAAGTTGGTAACGTCGACACCGCCTTCGACAGCAACGGCCTGATCTACGAAACCGAACTGGGCGCCTTTGACCGTTCGGTCGGCTTCAGCGACGTGTCGGGTGCATTCTTCGCCTATAAATCCGACGCCTACTCGGACGTGGATCGCGTCGGTGTCCGCGCTCTTTACACCGTGGACAACCTGACCGTGCAAGGCTCGTTCGTCGATCCGGACCAATCCGGCCTGAACGAAACCGAGTTCACTGAAGAAGAATTCGGCGTGTCGATCGACTACAAATGGGATGACCGTCTGGAACTGTCGGCTGCTGCCGCGTTCAACGGCGCCGGCATCGACGGCAACGACATCTTCTTCCTTGGCGCCCGTTACGCTGTTCAGGAAAACGCTCGCGTTGGTCTGAACTACGTTGACGCCGGCGACGAAGAAGACGGCTTCGACGGTGCAACTGTCGCGATCTATGGCGACTACACCCTGGCCGACGGCCGCACCAACCTGGAAGGCTATGTCGCCTATAACGACGCTGACCGGGACATCGCCACCTGGAAAGAAACCAACACCTCCTTCGGTATTGGCGTGAACTACGATCTGGGCGGTGCTCGTCTGGGTGCGTCGATCCAGCGCGACTATGCCAAGAACACGACCGCCGACATGGGCGTTCGCTTCAACTTCTGATCCTTCGGGATACAGAAACAGGAAGAGCGGGCCTTGCGCCCGCTCTTTTCTTTTGGAAATCATGCCGCCATGGGACTGGATGATATCAAGCGCCGTGTTGCCGCGGCCGAGACGGCTTCGGGACGCGCCGCGGGCGAGGTCACGCTGATCGCTGTCAGCAAGGTGCAACCTCTCGACCGGGTCGAAGCGGTGCTGAATGCCGGCCACCGCGTCTTTGGCGAAAACTATGTGCAAGAGGCTGCGGGAAAATGGCCCGACTGGCGCACCCGTTTTCCCAAGGTTGAACTGCATATGATCGGCCCTCTGCAGACCAATAAGCTGAACCCGGCGCTAGAGCTTTTCGACGCCATCCATACACTCGACCGCCCCTCGCTGGCCGGGAAACTGGCCCGGCAGGTGCAGATGCGCGGCTGTTGCCCGCAGCTTTTCGTGCAGGTGAATACCGGTGCCGAGCCGCAAAAGGCCGGTATTTTGCCCGATGACGCCGATGCCTTTGTCGCCCAGTGCCGGGCGCAGGATCTGACGTTGTCGGGGCTGATGTGCATCCCGCCCGAGGATCAGGACCCGGTGCCGCATTTCCGTGCCCTGCGCGACATTGCCCTGCGCAACGGGCTGACAGGTCTGTCGATGGGCATGAGCGCCGATTTCGAAGCCGCCATAGCCGAGGGTGCCACGCATATCCGGGTGGGCAGCGCGATCTTTGGTGCGCGCGATTACGGCTGATCCGGGCGTGGGCCGGCCGTTGCCGCCCGCCTGCCGGATGTTAACCCACTATTAGCATTGTGGATGCGTGAGCGACCGCAAGGCGTTAGGGTGCCCTCCATATATTTATGTGTTTTGTCTGGGTGGCGCCATGTTTTTGCTGAGCAGTGTGGTCAGTGTCCTGTTCGCGGTTTTGGCAGTGGACGCAACCTCGCAAGCTCGCAGCGTCAATGAGGATACGGATACCGACGACTTCGACCATCCGCGAAACCCCGAAGCCGATGAACCCAACCTGCCAGCCGGGCTTGTTGTCGAGGGCAGTGAAGGGGCGGACTGGCTGGCCGGAGGCGAAGGCGATGATCTGCTGAATGGCTGTGGCGGAAACGACGATCTGCACGGCGGGCTGGGCAATGACACGCTATTGGGCGGCGATGGCGCCGACTGGATTTATGGCGATGGGGATTTCGGCCAAGGCGGCGATGATTCCCTCCGTGGGGGTGCCGGCAACGACTATCTGGCAGGGCAGGGCGGCAACGACACCATCCACGGCGGTCCCGGTGACGATACCATCCTTGGTGGCGATGGCGACGATTCCCTGACTGGTGGCGTTGGCAACGACTGGATCTGGGGCGAATCCGGCAGCGACACGCTGGTCGCAGGGCAGGGCGCGGACAACCTGGACGGCGGAGAGGGGGACGATCTGCTGATCGGCTCGAACCATCCTGACCGGGCTTGGCTATATGGCGATGCGGGTCGGGATACGTTGCAGCCCGGCCCCGGCGATTTCGCCGAGGGGGGAGGAGATGAGGATTTGTTTCTGTTCGACGTGTCGGGGGAAAATCTGGACGATCCCGGAGAAAACCTGCCGGTCATCGCCGATTTCGACCCGCATCAGGACCGGATCGAGCTGCGCTGGCAGGATCTGGGTGCCGGCACGCCGCCTGTGGTCGTGCTGGAGCGTGAGGCAGATGGTTCGGCGATGCTCCGGCTGGATGGGCTGGCCGTCGCGCGGGTGCTGCTGGCCGACGGGTTGCGCATTGCCGATATCACCCTGACCCGGATCGCGCCCGGCTGAGCGACCGAAAACCCTTTCCTTTGGGGCTGATTCCGCCTATACGCCCGCATCCGCCTGAACGATTCTGGCGGGTTTCTCCATGGGCCTGCGCTGGACGACATCCCGGCCTGTGCCATAACCCTTTGATCCCGAAAGGAGACCCCGATGTCGATCACTGTTGAAGAAAAGAACCGCGTGATGGCTGAATTCGCAACCGCGAAGGGCGACACCGGCTCGCCCGAGGTTCAGGTCGCAATCCTGACCTCGCGCATCGTTACGCTGACCGAGCATTTCAAGACCCACAAGAAAGACAACCACTCGCGTCGGGGCCTGCTGAAGCTGGTCGCACAGCGCCGCAAGCTGCTGGACTATCTGAAGGGCAAGGACGAAGCCCGTTACACCGCGCTGATCGGCAAGCTGGGCCTGCGCCGCTGACAAAGGCGGCCTGCGCCGAACGCGCAGCCTTTAGCGCGACCTCGTGGTTGCCAGACGACCGCCCGTGGCGAAAGCTGCGGGCGTTTCCGTTTGCATCCCGGTGGGTCGCGCGGCGCATGACTGAATGCCATCACCCGACAGCATTACGGGTGGGCGCCGACCCGCGCACCCATCGTTCCGGTCCGCCATGGGTACGCCGGCTGCCGCCAAAACGCTTTCCATGGCCCTTGTTTTGCTGTATGGGGCGTCTCCATCTGTGACGTGACGCCAGGCCCCGGGGCACATGCGAAGGATAGGGGCGGCGGCAATGGGGCCGCCATTTGACACGGGGCGCGACCGGAGGGCCGGAGCGTCGCCAGAGGAAACCAGATGTTTGATGAAGTGAAGAAATCCATCCAGTGGGGCCAGGAAACGCTCACGCTGGAAACGGGCAAGGTTGCCCGTCAGGCCGACGGCTCGGTTATCGCCACCTTGGGCGAAACCAGCGTCATGGCCAACGTCACTTTCGCCAAGGAACCCAAGCCCGGTCAGGACTTCTTTCCCCTGACGGTGCATTATCAAGAAAAATACTATGCCGCGGGCAAGATCCCCGGCGGCTTCTTCAAGCGCGAAGCGCGGCCCTCGGAAAAAGAGACGCTGACCGCCCGCCTGATCGACCGGCCGATCCGCCCGCTGTTCGTCCCCGGCTTCAAACACGAAGTTCTGGTGATGTGCACGGTGCTGAGCCACGATCTGGTCAACGACCCCGATATCGTCGCGATGATTGCCGCCTCGGCCGCGCTGACCATTTCGGGCGTGCCTTTCATGGGCCCGATCGCTGCCGCGCGCGTCGGCTTTGCCAATGGCGAATATGTGCTGAACCCGGAAGTTCAGGACATGGACCACCTGCGCCTGAACCCCGAGCAGCGGCTGGATCTTGTCGTTGCCGGCACCCGCGATGCGGTGATGATGGTCGAATCCGAGGCCTATGAACTGACCGAAGCCGAGATGCTGGGCGCGGTCAAATTCGGCCACGAGGCGATGCAGCCGGTGATCGACCTGATCATCTCGTTGGCGGAAGCCGCCGCCAAAGAGCCTTTCGACTTTGCAGCCCCGGATTACAGCGCGCTTTACGCCCGCGTGAAATCGCTGGGCGAGGCCGGGATGGCCGCCGCCTACGCCATCCGTGACAAGGGCGAGCGCCGCGACGCCATCGAAGCCGTCAAGGTCAAGGTTCTTGAAGGTCTGACCGAGGAAGAGCGGCTTGACCCGAACCTTGGCTCGGCGCTGAAAAAGCTGGAATCGGGCATCCTGCGCGGTGGCATCATCGACGGCAGCCCGCGTATCGATGGCCGCGACAACACCACCGTTCGCCCGATCGACGTGGAAGTCAGCTTCCTGCCGCGCACCCACGGTTCGTCGCTGTTCACGCGTGGCGAGACCCAGGCACTGGTCGTGACCACGCTGGGCACCGGCGATGACGAACAGATCATCGACGCGCTGCACGGGAATTCCCGCTCGAACTTCCTGCTGCACTATAACTTCCCGCCCTATTCGGTGGGCGAGGTTGGCCGCGTGGGCAGCCCCGGCCGTCGTGAGATCGGCCATGGCAAGCTGGCATGGCGCGCACTGCAAGCCGTGCTGCCGGCGCCGACCGATTTCCCCTATACCATCCGGCTGGTCAGCGAGATCACCGAATCGAACGGCTCGTCCTCCATGGCTTCGGTCTGCGGCGGCTCGCTGGCGATGATGGATGCGGGCGTGCCGCTGAAGGCGCCGGTCGCCGGTGTCGCCATGGGCCTGATCCTTGAGGAAGACGGCCGCTGGGCCGTGCTGACCGACATCCTGGGCGATGAAGATCACCTGGGCGACATGGACTTCAAGGTCGCCGGGACCGAGAACGGCATCACCAGCCTGCAAATGGACATCAAGGTTGCGGGCATCACGCCCGAGATCATGGAACAGGCGTTGGCACAGGCCAAGGACGGCCGGCTGCACATCCTGGGCGAAATGTCCAAGGCCCTGTCGCAAGGTCGCAACGAGTTCAGCGCCCATGCCCCGCGCATCGAGACGATGACCATTCCGACCGACAAGATCCGTGAAGTGATCGGCTCGGGTGGCAAGGTGATCCGCGAGATCGTCGAGACCTCGGGCGCCAAAGTCGACATCAGCGACGACGGCACCATCAAGATTGCCTCTGCCAACGCCGATTCGATCAAGAAGGCCTATGACATGATCTATTCGATCGTGGCCGAGCCCGAAGAGGGCAAGGTCTATATCGGCAAGGTCGTGAAACTGGTCGATTTCGGCGCTTTCGTGAACTTCTTCGGCAAGCGCGACGGTCTGGTCCACGTGTCCCAGATCGCCAACAAGCGCCTGAACCACCCCAACGAGGTGCTGAAGGAAGGCCAGGAGGTCAAGGTCAAGTTGCTGGGCTTTGACGACCGCGGCAAGGTGCGCCTTGGCATGAAGATGGTCGATCAGGAAACGGGCGAGGAAATCGCGCCCGAGAAGAAAGAAGAAACGGCCGAGGGCTGATTTTTCTGTGAAAGGCTGGAAAGATCCGGAGTCATCCGGGTCTTTCCCCATTCCTGCCAGCGGCTGTTGTTTTCTCCGCGCCCGAAGGACGATTGGATGGACAGAGACATTGCCAGCCTTTGGATCGGTGGGACACTTGGCGATATTGAGATCGCCAGCATCCATTCCTTTTTGCGGCATGGGCACCGGCTGACGGTTTATAGCTACGAGCCTGTCTCCAACCTGCCCTCTGGCGTCGAGAATCGTGACGCTGCTGAGGTGCTACCCACCAGACGTATTGTTCGTCACCGCCGCAGCGGTAGCCCGGCGTTGCATTCGGATTTGTTTCGGTATGCTTTGGTGGATCGAACCGACAAGATCTGGGTCGATCTCGACATAATTGCCCTAAAGAAGTTCGATTTCGAGACGCCGTATGTCTTTGGTTTCGAAGATACCGCCGGATCGGTGAATTGTGCCGTGTTTCGCATGCCACGCGAATCTGCCGCTCTTCGAGAACTGCTGAAATTCAATGAAGATACCGTTGCCACGCCTCCGCTGTTGAAGGGCCTTCGCAAGTGGAAATACTGGCTGCGCGGTATGGGGCGCGGTCTTCCTATCGATGTCTGGCCCTGGGGCAGCATCGGGCCGCATGCGCTGACACACTTTTTGCGCCAGACAGGCGAGATTCGGTATGCCATGCCGGTCGATACGTTCTATGCCGTGCCTATCAGTGAAATGACACGGTTTATCACTCCGGGCGGGCTGACGCTCTCTGAGCTTCCCGCCAATGCCTACGGCCTGCATCTTTGGGGCGGACTGATGCGCGCGTATCTTGCCGAACATCATGGGGGGGCGTATGCCCGAGGGCTCATTCATGGCCGATCTGATCGAACAAGCCAGAAGAGACGGTTTAACACCCTGAAATGCCGCGAGTTCCTTGCTTCTTCGCTTTCCCTAACGGACCTTGGAAATGACCCTTCCCGTCTCTGCCTTCATCATCTGCCAGAATGAGGCGCATGTGATCGAGAACTGCATCCGCAGCGTCTCGTTCTGCGCCGAAATCGTGGTTGTGGATTCCGGTTCGACCGATGCCACGCTGGACATTCTGGAACGGCTTCGGGCCGAAGGGTTGCCCTTGCGCATCCTGCACGAGGATTGGCGCGGCTTTGGTGCGCAAAAGCAATTCGCGTTGGAGCAATGCACACAAGAGTGGTGTTTCAGTATCGATAGTGATGAGCGGGTCAGTCCGGCCCTTGCGGAACTCTTCCCTGCGCTTCTGGCCGATCCCGCGGTGAATGGCTGGAAGATCACCCGCTATGATTATCTGAATGGTTATGGGTATGTGCCGCCTTCGTCACATGAACGCTATCACAACCGGCTGTTTCGCCGCGGCAAGGGGCGGTTCAACACCACCGACCTTGTGCATGAGGGGATACAGATCGACGGCGTTGTGAAAAAGGCTGCGTCGGGAGGCCTTTTGCATTTCAGCCCCATCGTGCTGCACGAACAGATGCTCAAGGAAAACAAATACTCGACGCTGAAGGCAAAGATGAAACAACAGCGGGGCATAAAGCCGCGACCGTGGAAGATGCTGATCAGTCCGCCGCTGTTTTTTCTGCGCTGGTATGTAACCTACGGGCTGTGGCGCTGCGGCTGGCCGGGGTTCATTCATTGCGCCAAGGGGGCCATCTATTCTTTCCTGACCGAGGCAAAGCGCTATGAGTATGTGGCGATGGAACGCATCCCGCCCGTCGAACCAACTGATGTAAAAGGGTATTAGGCGGGGCAGGGCGCCCCGCCGGCCAGTCGCGCTTACGCCGGGTCCTTGGCAAAGCGCAGATAGGGCAGCGTCTTGTTCAGCTGGCCGTATTTCGCCTCGGCTGCCGCGTCGTCCAGTGCCAGGGCCACGATCACGTCCTGACCCGGCACCCAGTTCGCGGGCGTGGCCAACGGCACGCCGTCGGTCTTTTGCACCGCATCCAGCGCCCGCAGGATCTCGGCAAAGTTGCGGCCCACCGACATCGGATAGGTCATGGTCAGCCGCACCTTCTTGTCCGGGCCGATGATGAAGACCGTGCGAACCGTGGCGGAATGCTGCGGTGTGCGCCCCTCGGTCGGCAGATAGTAATCGGCCGGCAGCATGTCATAGGCCTTGGCGACCGTAAGGTCGGAATCGTCGATGATGGCGAAATTTGCCGGGACACCGGCGACCTTTTCGATATCGGCCTTCCATTTGCCATGATCTTCGGCCGAATCGACCGAAACGCCCAGAACCTTGGTGCCGCGCTTCTCGAACTCGGGGATCAGTTGCGCCACCACGCCGAATTCCGTGGTGCAAACCGGCGTGAAATCGCGCGGATGCGAGAACAGGATCGCATAGCTGTCGCCGATCCAGTCGTGAAAGCTGATCGGGCCCTCGGTCGAATTCGCGGTGAAGTCGGGGGCAATGTCGTTGATGCGCAGGGACATGTCGGATCCTTTCGGTTGGTCTCCTGCGCCAAGATAAGTATCTGCGGCGATTTGTCCAACTCGATCAGTTCGGTCGTGATAAAATATTGCCTGCGGCTGCGGCTTGCAGCCCGGTCCCGTGGGTGCCAGTGTGCCGGAAATCACAGATCAATGGGAGGCTCTGATGGCCGGACTTGCCGACAAGCGGAAATTCTACATCAATGGCGAATGGGTGGCGCCCAGCCAGCCGCGCGACCTGGAAGTGATCGACCCTTCGACCGAAGAGGCGGTGGCGGTCATCAGTCTGGGCGGTCAGGCCGATACCGATGCAGCCGTGGCTGCGGCCAAGGCGGCCTTCCCGGCATGGTCGACCACACCCCCTGCCGAGCGGCTGGCCCATGTCGAGAAAATCCTGGAAATCTACAAGCGCCGTGCCCCCGACATGGCCGCCGCCATCAGTGCCGAGATGGGCGCGCCGCAGGATATGTCGCTGAACGACC
This window harbors:
- a CDS encoding glycosyltransferase family 2 protein, yielding MTLPVSAFIICQNEAHVIENCIRSVSFCAEIVVVDSGSTDATLDILERLRAEGLPLRILHEDWRGFGAQKQFALEQCTQEWCFSIDSDERVSPALAELFPALLADPAVNGWKITRYDYLNGYGYVPPSSHERYHNRLFRRGKGRFNTTDLVHEGIQIDGVVKKAASGGLLHFSPIVLHEQMLKENKYSTLKAKMKQQRGIKPRPWKMLISPPLFFLRWYVTYGLWRCGWPGFIHCAKGAIYSFLTEAKRYEYVAMERIPPVEPTDVKGY
- a CDS encoding calcium-binding protein, which gives rise to MFLLSSVVSVLFAVLAVDATSQARSVNEDTDTDDFDHPRNPEADEPNLPAGLVVEGSEGADWLAGGEGDDLLNGCGGNDDLHGGLGNDTLLGGDGADWIYGDGDFGQGGDDSLRGGAGNDYLAGQGGNDTIHGGPGDDTILGGDGDDSLTGGVGNDWIWGESGSDTLVAGQGADNLDGGEGDDLLIGSNHPDRAWLYGDAGRDTLQPGPGDFAEGGGDEDLFLFDVSGENLDDPGENLPVIADFDPHQDRIELRWQDLGAGTPPVVVLEREADGSAMLRLDGLAVARVLLADGLRIADITLTRIAPG
- a CDS encoding peroxiredoxin, whose translation is MSLRINDIAPDFTANSTEGPISFHDWIGDSYAILFSHPRDFTPVCTTEFGVVAQLIPEFEKRGTKVLGVSVDSAEDHGKWKADIEKVAGVPANFAIIDDSDLTVAKAYDMLPADYYLPTEGRTPQHSATVRTVFIIGPDKKVRLTMTYPMSVGRNFAEILRALDAVQKTDGVPLATPANWVPGQDVIVALALDDAAAEAKYGQLNKTLPYLRFAKDPA
- a CDS encoding YggS family pyridoxal phosphate-dependent enzyme, with protein sequence MGLDDIKRRVAAAETASGRAAGEVTLIAVSKVQPLDRVEAVLNAGHRVFGENYVQEAAGKWPDWRTRFPKVELHMIGPLQTNKLNPALELFDAIHTLDRPSLAGKLARQVQMRGCCPQLFVQVNTGAEPQKAGILPDDADAFVAQCRAQDLTLSGLMCIPPEDQDPVPHFRALRDIALRNGLTGLSMGMSADFEAAIAEGATHIRVGSAIFGARDYG
- the leuS gene encoding leucine--tRNA ligase, producing MPYDPAISEPRWQQEWERADTFRAVRDERPKYYVLEMFPYPSGRIHMGHVRNYTMGDVVARFKRAQGFSVLHPMGWDAFGMPAENAAMEQGGHPRDWTYGNIATMRGQLKPLGLSIDWSREFATCDDEYVAQQQALFLDFLEAGLIYRKSAMVNWDPVDMTVLANEQVIDGKGWRSGAPVERRELTQWFFRISDYSDELLTALDGLDGWPEKVRLMQQNWIGKSRGLQFRFDTVNAPEGFAQIEVYTTRPDTLMGASFVAISPDHPLAKALEADPKVAAFSAEARKLGTSEEALERAEKLGFDTGLKVRHPLNPDWELPVWIANFVLMEYGTGAIFGSPAHDERDHEFATKYGLPIRATFGERGMDLAAADALVAKAPFVPLKTDVVTFVRGFAGETDQTGEAAVDAAIAHAQANGYGEAVTKFRLRDWGISRQRYWGCPIPIVHCDNCGTVPETKQNLPVLLPQDVTFDVPGNPLNRHPTWAATSCPKCGGPARRETDTMDTFVDSSWYYARFTAPHADVPTDRAETDYWMNVDQYIGGIEHAILHLLYSRFFARAMVKTGHLPESAKEPFDALFTQGMVTHEIYMTRDARGRPVYHLPEDVTDGRLGDGTPVEVIPSAKMSKSKKNVVDPVNIVESFGADTARWFMLSDSPPERDVEWTSAGAEAANRFLSRVWRLSDEIPEGEADLDLTRAAHRAIAEVTQSIEGFTFNKAVAKIYELANNIGKSPAGGESRREALRIMAQLMAPMVPHLAEEVWAKAGGQGMVVDAAWPKADPAMLVSDSVVLPIQINGKRRAEIEVPKDMPKEEIEAMVLADETVQRFMAGAAPRKLIVVPGRIVNVVV
- a CDS encoding DUF3576 domain-containing protein codes for the protein MTRRAARLTAALLISAGLAACSGGGSGFGSVGSATSAPGGNRQPQPQAEKKRETIWDVFSDRRNPNDTVAVNKYLWNASLDVLNFLPIQSIDPFTGVIVTGYGTPPGGGRAYRATIKVSDPALDARALKVSLQGAGGAAVAPDTVRAVEDAILTRARQLRVQDRNL
- the pnp gene encoding polyribonucleotide nucleotidyltransferase; translated protein: MFDEVKKSIQWGQETLTLETGKVARQADGSVIATLGETSVMANVTFAKEPKPGQDFFPLTVHYQEKYYAAGKIPGGFFKREARPSEKETLTARLIDRPIRPLFVPGFKHEVLVMCTVLSHDLVNDPDIVAMIAASAALTISGVPFMGPIAAARVGFANGEYVLNPEVQDMDHLRLNPEQRLDLVVAGTRDAVMMVESEAYELTEAEMLGAVKFGHEAMQPVIDLIISLAEAAAKEPFDFAAPDYSALYARVKSLGEAGMAAAYAIRDKGERRDAIEAVKVKVLEGLTEEERLDPNLGSALKKLESGILRGGIIDGSPRIDGRDNTTVRPIDVEVSFLPRTHGSSLFTRGETQALVVTTLGTGDDEQIIDALHGNSRSNFLLHYNFPPYSVGEVGRVGSPGRREIGHGKLAWRALQAVLPAPTDFPYTIRLVSEITESNGSSSMASVCGGSLAMMDAGVPLKAPVAGVAMGLILEEDGRWAVLTDILGDEDHLGDMDFKVAGTENGITSLQMDIKVAGITPEIMEQALAQAKDGRLHILGEMSKALSQGRNEFSAHAPRIETMTIPTDKIREVIGSGGKVIREIVETSGAKVDISDDGTIKIASANADSIKKAYDMIYSIVAEPEEGKVYIGKVVKLVDFGAFVNFFGKRDGLVHVSQIANKRLNHPNEVLKEGQEVKVKLLGFDDRGKVRLGMKMVDQETGEEIAPEKKEETAEG
- a CDS encoding porin, whose amino-acid sequence is MKKALIASTALLLTAGVAAADVTISGYGRTGIIYYDQDVPGLNNAQVISRLRMNLDASTSTDSGIDFGARFRLQWDQGSSTRGDKASTNAGKLWISSQGLTVEVGNVDTAFDSNGLIYETELGAFDRSVGFSDVSGAFFAYKSDAYSDVDRVGVRALYTVDNLTVQGSFVDPDQSGLNETEFTEEEFGVSIDYKWDDRLELSAAAAFNGAGIDGNDIFFLGARYAVQENARVGLNYVDAGDEEDGFDGATVAIYGDYTLADGRTNLEGYVAYNDADRDIATWKETNTSFGIGVNYDLGGARLGASIQRDYAKNTTADMGVRFNF
- the rpsO gene encoding 30S ribosomal protein S15, which produces MSITVEEKNRVMAEFATAKGDTGSPEVQVAILTSRIVTLTEHFKTHKKDNHSRRGLLKLVAQRRKLLDYLKGKDEARYTALIGKLGLRR